The Pomacea canaliculata isolate SZHN2017 linkage group LG14, ASM307304v1, whole genome shotgun sequence genomic sequence gccgcgttccctgatctcgactctgacgcctacttcctgcctcctgtctacttcaaccgcgtgccgatgaccagCGAGTCCATTGCTGATGAGAGTATTGTGGTCCTTCAGCCAGCACCTGGAAAGGCCGGTCATTGCAACAAACAAGCGATGACTCCACCTGCTGCTGGTCAGGCTCCCAGACCTCAAGCTACTggagttcaggacagtgatacCAGAGACGATGCCACCATGAATCGGGTTCTGATGTGTCTGCAGACAATGTctaaacagaacaaagaagttTTGGTAGGACTTAGTCAGCTGAAGTTCGGACAGTACTTgagtgaaccttgttactcagCCGCAGTTGCCCAGTTACCTGTCGCCCTCAGTCTTCCGTCATGTCTGCCCCGAAACTGGaaacaaggagactttgatgtacTTCTTCTTCACCGACATTTTGGTTTGGTCGTACTTGAGTTGAAAGCATTTGGTGACAACCTACAGAAGCTGAAAATGTCACAGCAGGAAATAGATAATCAAATCAAAAAGAAGCTTAAAGaggccgtgtcacagctggacaaggcggaggccatgttgtctcacctggtgtccgacatcactcccggtctgcgcatcactaagaccatcgctttccccaacctcacggctcgtcaacttcaacaggccatctccggcgacACCCACATAGCTcaagtaaaaactgttttaaatcatgaaattaaaatattgtgtacatttcacttttttaacagaccaatgaaatacatttttttttttttttactagtaaGTGACTTACGTTCAGAAGTAGCGCGAATGAGTTTGTGGAGTAATCTTATATGgctacatctctctctctcatactttaacaattatctcccttaatGACAATCTATCGTCATGCCCTGGATGACCCCTTCTGTGGTCAGCGCTGCTGGGAAAGGCGCTCCACTGTAGCGGTGGAATAGTACAGTGctactcatacacatacacatacacacttacaagCCGCCAAGGGGGATAGCCCTGGTTGGTGACATCAGATGAtacaataattttcaaaaagctgCTTAAACACCACAACTGTCAAAGAATACGCTCTTTTGATCACGTGGTTGtattacaggacctgtgtctgtgtctgggaAGAacagaccccgccgacatctcaggtctgtgtctgtgctgtgatcagttgtcagaccccaagacaccgtgggacgtcagtagtcacgtgctgagggaactcggacactggtggcagcgacgcgtggctggggctggacatgacagtcacatgacacgtgacgtgtacaggacactggtagccaggtgagaTGTAGAAATGTAtgatatgataaaaaaaagtatattatttTTGGTAAGTATTTTGTTGTCCAGAAAACAGCATGGGTCGTGATGAAGTCATTGGCTCTGTTGGtctctttactttaaaatcgCTTGTTACCTTATTGTGTCTGCCGAGGATAAGATCATTAATCAAGCTTTTTGGGTTTCTATGGAtattgagatatatatatatgtgtgctcTTACCAGTAGGTCTTCAGGCATGACTACGTGTATGGAGGTCTAAAGATCCTTAAGTGACGCTGTTATTAAGAGGTACCCTTAAAGGCCGATGTCGAagtgggcgtgttttcaaatggtttcgcccgtcgAGCTAATCACGTGACTAAGCTTGAGTGGATCTTAGATGTCTGTCCAGATACTGCTGGATCTGAAACAGTGTCAATtcgttcattttctttctttcctttattcatACCCTGGCGTATGGGCAGGTGAAAGCTTATGCTGGTCACCGCTACACGTCGTTGGGAGTAGCTACTGGACAGACACAGCGGCACGTGACTGAGGTCTGTCTTGAGCAGCGGTTAGCAGGTCCTCATTAATGTGGCCAGTCTATTCCTTTGTGTGAGCAACAATTTTAGTCTCTGTCTCTGCGTTAACCAGCATGCAAGGTAGCCCTATAAACAGTCCTACCCTGAGTGTTGTCCCGAGTGACACACATCACGCACCTTGCATCATTAGCACGAAGCAAGAGGTCTTCAATGCTAAAAACAGCGACAACCATCACTGCCAGAAGCCTGGTCGTACTGTCTGTCACCTGCAGCACTGATATGTATGGCCGCCTTGACACTTAATTATggtcacaggatgtttagttattgtgcagcgaaacaacggaactctctccctttccatatccgccacctactcactattgaatcctttacacgtgaaaacacacctcttccgttaACATTACTTGTAACAACCTTTCTCATAATGTGTAGTCGTTTTCACACACTTCTatcttcctctttgtgttttctttgtgattttattcttcgctagtggtgttgttatttttattgctaatatgctatttgttttcctgtccctcttatgctgtgtttggttcttgtttttaagcgctaatttttatgtaaacactATTCTGTAAGAGAAGTTGCAACTAAGTGAGGAGTATTAtctaaaaaatgaaagtttgccAAAAGTCACCCCTTCCTAACTTTCAGGAATGTCTACTCAAGGGATTAAATAAACCAAGAGCACTAAATATGCCCATCAGTCGACAGAtactaaagaaaaaagaggaaagcaATCGCGGATTGCCTGGTTATCCAGAATTTGTAAACATCCAATGGTCACACTCatttgttgtaggttctgtggtccggcgacaacagtgactgtgccatgcacatgtcctccacgtgtgagtgtcaagaccctggtgaggcgtgtggtggacaggagagagctacactgctgtaataacactcttcccggagcaagttcacctgctacacacggcgcctcccacactctttgtcaccggaccgcccggtacaggtaaaactttggtgctgctgctgatggccatagagtggctgcgatgtggtcaccacgtctacgtcgTCAGTACGTGGTGGGgcagtcgtgcagcgtgcaccatgttgtatcacctgttgctgcagacagtaaagacacaacagtcatcaggtgtatcacccggtcagcctcacctcctgcagtatgacctTGATCGCGGTAAAGACGTGTttaaggccgtcaacgacttgtcacaggcggcgagcggagggtcgttgtacgtcatcgctgatgaagtagcgAGTGAGttgaggtgagttgtacagcgtgtgatgtgacgatagacacacaggtagatgctgtctgcatttactggattacaactatttggtgcttaacaggtgatgtttcctcaacagttgtgacacctgatggaggtgttgtgttgtaaacatagatttgttttgaagcatcggctgttacacagattgtgttgcaacacgtgtcattattgtgacatcacttacttgatgacatcattggtaacaatattacTTATGATACACAACCAGActcacacattaataatagtacacagtgtaacgcgtgtagctacatcctatgttacaggAATATCAAATTCCAGACTTTTTGTGAgttgctgctgacacgagttcctcgtctccatctgtgggcggcaagttgtttccatgactacacacccgccggctggcaagtggaatatttaaccagacccctccgctctcctcctgccgtcgtcagggaagtcgagcaggacacGAAGATCGCTATACACCGTGAAGTACTGCCGTAcagagagcgaggtgtgcccgaccacacagacggcccgccagtcacacgactgtatcaccgaggtcagggtcactcagaaCGCTTGAGAgatgactgtgtgacgtgcggtcgtgaggtggccagcttcctacacagtctccgtgttggtgttacaggtaggtgtgtgtattgtgtagtgtaacgttgtttacagttaaacacttacctatgtgaGAAACAGTGTTGTAAATAACACTGTattagtgacgtgtgtctctcagtttacgtgatgacgtcacgatgctattgtttatattcatgttgacagggagaagcacaacaacatctacaacattgacctctaccagtggcggcacaacaccaccctgtctacagtggagagacgtgctggtgttgtgcTGGTTTGACGTTAGTGATCAGTGgggtgtggtcacaggactgcaagaagcgggtatcccagtgcaggtgatgaaggatgatgacatcgaggacgtggtcacggcccgcagtgacgtggtgtgggtgacgggTGGAGATcatgttcgtggtctggagagaaaagtcgtcgtctgtctggaggaTCCTGATTATGATCTTTTTGAATCTGAGCATTTAGAACGGTACGACCTTATCACTccccgacttgacctcatgtcccgctgtacgtcacaacttgtgattgtctacaCTGACGACAAGTcgctagaaggtgactgacactgacactgacactgacacacctgtcacctgctgtagtcgtgtgtcagtctcttagaccaacaattgtcttttagtgtttgtacTCTTtcagtctatcaccacgtcatcaccttatgatgtaatagatatgacgtcattacagatttttacatcaCGAGGGCCttgtctctgtttacaaaacaaatgtcaacaagtttgtctgtttcagaggtgtgtgtgtgtgttaatatgtcAGCATTGTAATGGACGGTTACTCGGGTCCTGTGTGCAATGGCTAACTATTGCATTCCGTCATCTAGCATTCGtccacacacctaattacaacagaTTCAATAACGAAGTTTCAATACTAATGACTagaatataattaacaaagagtgcatatatatttataagaaaatagtttacaaGCATTTCATATGTAATCTCAAAACTTAGCTGTGATGATACGGAGCGCTGCTGTAGAGGGGTGGGCCTCACTCGCccttaggggaaaggggtcactctggctggctcgctccGCCCTCTTTCACCCTCACCTCTCGTCCGCCCattcacacgtccgcacgcgtacAGACACTctcacccgcgtgcgcaaacacaaccgacaagacagttgcacaacagacaaattataattacaagaaaattaacaaagcaaattaggttgacacGTGACGCAATATGAGTCTATGAATATGCAGACTATCATCGagacataaaaatgcaaagagtacaaaatgaaacaaacacactttccttCTAATCTCTGGATCTTCGTATGACGAACGCTCCCCCTGGAGCGTACAGTTCCTCAGTCTCGAATAGTTCCTCACGGCAGCGTCGTTCACGACGGACTGCCGCTAGACAACCAGTAGTGGACAGCCACAGACCTGCCTTGgcacactactgtcactactgGCTGAGTTGACAAGTCACACACCGCTGCCCCTGGCAATGACGATGGCGACGACGTTGGGAGTGAGTTTCCTGACACACTGTCCCTAGCTCACTGGCATTGCTGCTCACCTGGTTGCCCCAGGGAACGGATGCAGATGCGGCGACGATTTCAGGCGACGGTGGTCCGGCACCGGCTCCAGACGACCAAGACCCCAGAGGTACACAGGAACAGTAATCCCTACTCCCGGCGGTTGCCTCAGGCAACGGCGGCAGAGTTGCTGTTGCCGGTTCTGACGGTGTACCTCCTTCTTGACGTCTGCGAGGACGGAGAcccctttctcactctcacgGTTCCAGACTGTAAGTGCCAGCAAGTAGCGCGATACGTTCGGTAGAACGGGCCCCCTACAGACTTGCTGCTTACAGTTGATTCTACGCTCAGAGACGGTCGTCTCTGCTGGTTTCTGGGGAAAGGCCCCGACTAACCATCTAACCCTAACTATATACTACGAGGCCACGTGACTACTCGCTACCCCTCATCCCCGGTCCTAACGCTATCTCTCTAGTATTAAGGCCACTACTGACCACCGCGCTATTCTCTACTACTACACCTTACACCCCCTTACCCTGGGCCTCCATCGCCTCCATCAATCAAGGCGACCTGTCAAGTCAATGAAAAGGAACAGAGAGACTTCCCTCCACTGTCCGCTTTCATTGACCGTGGCCCACCTGTAATTATCTATACCCGCGTTGGCTCTGTTGTGGCCTTGAACCAAGCTGGTTCCTGACACCTCCCTACCATGGCCTCGATCGCCTCTATCAATCACGGCGATCTGTCAAGTAgaaacggacagaaaggcttcctCTCGCTGTCCGCTTCCTTTGACCACGGCCCACCTGTAATTATCTACACCCGCTTCagctgttgttctggccttgaaccaggctggttcatgacattAGCTTTCTTGCGTTTCTCGCTACTGTGCAGGGCGCTGATAACTCCAATAATCACTCTTTTTGTAAttctctgtctttcggaaactgatgaaaagacaatgtcgtatcttttcccatcttttcgtggcaatcgggtgcagcacattctcgaggcatggttgtcactatggaaaccacacgtcatagggtcacgtgacggagaacgagacttcgtggaagcaaaaaaaaaaaaaaaaaagagtcccgtgtaatttctcttattaaacacaacattctactaaaaaccttcaacgttttccacataaacatacatataaatagacgagattcaaatttatcctactaaaaagagtttctaagcagtttgaGTTTCcttttagtatccctttaaagtTCACACTGGCGTAATGATTCCACTTTTATATGTTCGTCATTTAAAGTTTCCTAATGATTCAAAGACCTGTGGATCTTTTAACGTCGTTTTCCCGACGGACCTTCTGTCGGCCGCTCTCCACCTCGCCACccagaaaagtaaagttcttGCCACTGCACCCTACTTTGTTCGTTTCTTCCTGTGGGTTTTTTGCTTGCTGTGGAGGGTGTTCCAAAACCACTACCAAAAGGCGTgaacaattatctcccctggccgtacgtCAAGCGCGGCCGTCCACGTTAGATGCTCGGACGAAGTCGACACCGACACTGGACACCGGAGCTGAGCAGGGCAGCGAGATGGTTGTCGCTAGCTTGGCCCGCCCACGATGTTTTGTCCCTACTTTAACTACTCTAATCAAACATTTGCCCTAACAAAGTAGCTAAGCATACTAAACATACTAAACAccttaaaaaaagacaataagaagaaaatacattttctacaagcATATCCGTGCGTGTGTCAGTCTAcaagtgtgatatctgtgtcaatgcGAAAAGAACGATGTGTAAAGAACGGTAATCAATCTTtaacttataataaaataactaagcgataaccaaacaaataaccaaataacttgccctggctgccttacaacgatcagaaggaagagagttgtggagtcagtgagacacacctgtaggctacctggtgataaacatggctacccttcacattcctgtgtatgacatctttggtatgtaagtattCCCGAGCATGCACTACACCCAGCAAGGTATGTGTGACCACTAagtgtattatatatacacaacaacTAGGAGTATACACAGAACCCACAACTGTTCCCTGTCTACATCGTTCtcagttgtctccccttttctcAGTCCTCTGCATTTCCAGTCCGTTCTCTCACTTTAGAGAGTCGTGACTACCacgcaagtttttttttctgagaatcgGGTTATCATTCTTGTATTCTGCCCTAAATAGATTAAACAGAATGTGTTAGTAAAGCTTTGTCCTTGGCATGCATTTTTGAAGCAGTTCGATTGTGCATAAACGAAGAGCTGACATAATGATACAACTAACATGGCAGGTCATCGTAGCTCCACTTCACTCTTTGTTTTGAAGTAGACTGGTTGAGATGATCATTAAATAGGTTAAAAATAGTGCTCTCTTTTTATATCAAATggtaaatagaaataattttcagcatagctgtatatattgcTTCCTAAAGCGGTTTGTCTTAGATAAAACTTCAAGTGTTTCAAAATGAACCTCCATTTATTGTAATGTCGTAGTAGTTCGAATAAACGAACACATAACCTTTCCCCTATATCTTTCTTCCTactttttttggtgttttttttaacctactTCGAAGACATCACACATTCGCTGAAAGTACCTCAAGCACATCACTCCACACAGCGAGAAATGgtatgttgtaaaaaaaaaagctatgaaaaGCAAGAATTAAAAGATTGGTCTTTATATAAAGTGATTCAATAATTAGTGTAGCAGAGCATGTATCACAGGCATTATGCTCGCTGTTCTGCTTTGTTGTACTGTGAGGTCGATCTGTATGTCGATTGTATTTTCAGTGATGTGAGAAAGGCAATGTGATGTTCACAGCAGCTTGTGTCTGTGGTGACATGTTTAAAAGATTAAAGCACCAGTACTAGGCCATCAAAACTATCTGTGTTTATTTCGTCCAGAAGTTTCTCACATACTACATTGTGCCTTCTACAATTCTTACTCTATTGCTAATCGTCTTTATGAACGctcaaacgcacgcacacacgcgcacgcttACACACATCTGCACATTCACGATCTCAGAACTAAGCCTTACATTATACAACAAAAGTCCAGCTACCTGTAGATGATtatatgttctttaaaaaacacaaacgtTTGGTTGTCTGTGTAACTGCATATGCTGACCTTAGAGTATTCCTCCGCCTCATTTGGACACTACCACGGAGATAGTCCCTTGGTCCATCACACGTAGACAGAATTTTTGTCCGAAAAACTCCAAAGTGTGATCGGGAGGATAAggttaaaataaactcttgaGAGAGAATCAGGTGTTACACATCCTAATGCTACATTGCTGAAAGCGCACAGGTATGTGAATGCGCATTGAATACGaatacatttatgtgtgtgcaatAGCATTTTGCCGATCTACCTCAATTCACCTTCTCTTGTAAGTGGAGAAACACCGACATTCATTAGTTTTCATCCGGACAGTGTAAGCGAGCAATTTGACGAAGAAAATGTTCCTGAGTTAGCTGTAAGACTGTTGAACAAAACTGATTTCTCGATCACCGGAGCAAAGAGTGAGCGAAAGGTTAGATTCTCAGACATGTTACAAGAGCTTCCATTAgtgtaattatgtttttattctcacacacaacagaaaataatacaaagctTTTGAGTTAAAACTTGATTTGGCCACGACACCGCACCGTTTGGTACTTGTGTAATGAATTCCTCCATTGACTATAAAAAAGTTTGTAGGCTGTTGGGGtattaagaagaaaaaggaaaacttcAGGGAAAAGAATCTCAAAGACATGATAAAAATGGCTACTGGGAAAATAGTAGAATAAGTGATAATTACAGAGAATAAACATTCAAGGAGATTATTAACAAGATAATTTTGTAAAGAGTCTGAAGATCGAgataaagtttatatttttagtgaATACAGATATTTGAAGAAATAtaactacattttgttttgtgcttttaattTAAACAGTGTTTTTGAGTATTTTTATGAGGTATTTGAAATAAGGAGGAGAAACGGTGCAGGTGTCTGTCACATGGGGTCACAACCATCTGCCGAGTTCTCAGACATGACTGTACAGCAACTCATTGGCTAACGGACTTCTGATAAGATTGGATCTCTGATTCGATTCTTCCATGTCAACCGAGGCAAAAGCTGTATTCAAATACACCCCCCCCCTTCCCAGCACAAAGAGATATCAAAGAGGACGTTGAAGCATTTGGATTAAAAAGTCATGA encodes the following:
- the LOC112555478 gene encoding uncharacterized protein LOC112555478, with product MSGPPPSASQQGECWKGGPGGESSRGGAGVEVYLHAVTDEQAALLQNTESICLLDEVRTKSGADVNFDLNSSPVLGRKFVTIRGVQSQIDEAVKLINQKLTLSEQAQTFWLQWVEAAFPDLDSDAYFLPPVYFNRVPMTSESIADESIVVLQPAPGKAGHCNKQAMTPPAAGQAPRPQATGVQDSDTRDDATMNRVLMCLQTMSKQNKEVLVGLSQLKFGQYLSEPCYSAAVAQLPVALSLPSCLPRNWKQGDFDVLLLHRHFGLVVLELKAFGDNLQKLKMSQQEIDNQIKKKLKEAVSQLDKAEAMLSHLVSDITPGLRITKTIAFPNLTARQLQQAISGDTHIAQVKAYAGHRYTSLGVATGQTQRHVTEVCLEQRLAGPH